Part of the Streptomyces sp. NBC_01264 genome, GCTTCTTGCGGCCTATCCGGTCGCCGAGGGAGCCCATGGAGACGAGCAGGCCGGCGATGACGAAGGAGTAGATGTCGCCGATCCACAGGAGCTGGGTGCCCGAGGGCTTCAGGTCCTCGCTGAGGGCCGGCGTGGCGAGACCGAGTACGGTGGCGTCGACGGCGACCAGCAGGACGGCCAGTACGAGCACGGAGAGCGCGAGCCAGCGCCCGGGGCTCCGGCCCTCCGCCCCCTTCGTCCGGGTCAGCTGTTCGGTACGGCTCATTTCTCCACACTCCGTCTAGCGCCACCGAGCAGCAACTCGGTGATCATGTACGAGAAGTCCTTGGCCGCGACCCGGCCGTCCATGACGGCCCAGGCGCAGGCGCCGATGAGGCTGTACAGCGCCTCGGTGAGCCAGGCGGGGCTCAGATCGATCCGGATGTCGCCCTCGTGCTGGCCGCGCCGGAAGAGCTCGCCGACGCGGGCGTCGAGCCGGGCCCAGCCCTCGTTGACCTGGTCCCCCTCGAAGAGCTGGTTCTCGGTGACGAGGAAGGCAAGCAGCTCGGCGTTGGGCTCCGCCTCGGCGACGAGCCTGCGGAGCGCGTCCACGGCCGTGCCCTCGCCGAGGCGGGCGTTGTCGAAGGCCACCTCGAACTCCCGGATCCCGAGCTCTTCGAGTGCCCGTACGAGGGCGTCGCGCCCGGCGAAGTGCCGGTGGAGGGTCGCGCGGCCGATGCCGGCGGCCCTCGCGACCTCGTCCATCGTGGCGGTCGATTTGCGGGAGAGCAGAGCGGCGGCGGCGCGGAGCACCTGATCACGATCCATGGCCATGAGACAAGCATAGCCCGAATGAGACGTCCACGTCTCATTAAATAAATGAGATGCCCCTCGGGGCGACGAGAGGAACCCTTCCGGAATGATGCCCCTGCTGCTGATCGACGTGGACGGACCGCTGAACCCCTACGCGACCAAGCCCCAGCGCCGCCCCGAGGGCTACCTCACCCACCGGATGCGCCCGACGGGCTGGACGCGGGCCAAGAGCGCGAAGCCGCTGCGGGTCTGGCTGAATC contains:
- a CDS encoding TetR/AcrR family transcriptional regulator, whose product is MAMDRDQVLRAAAALLSRKSTATMDEVARAAGIGRATLHRHFAGRDALVRALEELGIREFEVAFDNARLGEGTAVDALRRLVAEAEPNAELLAFLVTENQLFEGDQVNEGWARLDARVGELFRRGQHEGDIRIDLSPAWLTEALYSLIGACAWAVMDGRVAAKDFSYMITELLLGGARRSVEK